Proteins found in one Lachancea thermotolerans CBS 6340 chromosome C complete sequence genomic segment:
- a CDS encoding lysophospholipid acyltransferase family protein (similar to uniprot|P38226 Saccharomyces cerevisiae YBR042C Hypothetical ORF), with product MSVSFLAQRAVKLLVTLASIVIFIQGAFVIVTHQVLTKTFLTHDPIRMQKHLDRSKKSFIILLITILTIVAPSGVRITTDNRSIPKNTMVKDLRTGGIISSMKQKSVLISNHQIYTDWVFLWWLAYTGDLAGNVYIMLKNSLAKIPIMGYGMRNYNFIFMNRKWSKDRINLANHLGNLDHNARGVGRLAGKHPSLDIASGKEVWSDNGAATKDHRQIRWPYTLIIFPEGTNLSANTREKSRVFSEKANLPIFNNLVLPRVTGLRFSLQELRNSCEVVYDTTIGYSGVKQNEYGQDIYQLSNIFLRGHSPDLVDIYIRAFNLKDIPLDDEEEFTKWLLDVWHEKDKLLDTFYAKGSFDLDPNTHQVTTGTCKIKSSEVAQFLILPLLSLAALVAKILRSFC from the coding sequence ATGTCGGTGTCATTTCTAGCTCAACGAGCAGTTAAGCTGTTGGTGACTTTGGCATCAATCGTGATCTTCATCCAGGGAGCGTTTGTAATCGTAACACACCAGGTGCTGACGAAAACGTTCTTGACACACGATCCAATTCGAATGCAGAAACACTTGGATCGTAGTAAGAAGAGTTTCATCATATTGTTAATCACGATATTAACAATAGTAGCGCCTTCCGGAGTGCGCATCACAACTGACAACAGAAGTATACCGAAAAATACTATGGTCAAAGACCTTCGCACCGGGGGAATTATCTCGAGCATGAAGCAAAAGTCGGTTCTCATTTCGAATCATCAGATATATACTGACTGGGTCTTCCTGTGGTGGCTGGCCTACACCGGGGACTTGGCGGGAAACGTTTACATCATGCTGAAGAACTCGCTGGCAAAGATCCCAATCATGGGATATGGAATGAGAAACTATAACTTTATTTTCATGAATCGCAAATGGAGCAAGGACAGGATCAACCTCGCAAACCACCTGGGCAACCTGGATCATAACGCGCGCGGGGTTGGACGACTAGCCGGAAAACACCCCTCCCTTGACATCGCAAGCGGCAAAGAGGTTTGGAGCGACAATGGAGCGGCTACGAAAGACCACCGGCAAATAAGGTGGCCCTACACACTTATTATCTTTCCTGAGGGCACAAATCTTAGTGCGAATACTAGGGAAAAGAGCAGAGtattttctgaaaaggcCAACTTGCCCATCTTCAATAATCTGGTCCTTCCCCGCGTTACCGGTCTAAGGTTCTCGCTCCAAGAATTAAGAAACAGCTGTGAGGTTGTTTATGACACGACCATTGGGTACTCTGGTGTTAAGCAGAACGAATATGGCCAAGATATCTATCAACTGAGtaatatatttttgagaggtCACTCTCCGGACTTAGTTGATATCTACATCCGAGCGTTTAACCTCAAAGATATTCCTTTagatgacgaggaagagttcACAAAGTGGCTCTTAGATGTATGGCACGAAAAGGACAAACTTCTAGACACCTTTTATGCCAAGGGAAGTTTCGATCTGGATCCTAACACCCATCAAGTAACTACTGGGACTTGTAAGATCAAGTCCTCCGAGGTTGCTCAGTTCCTAATACTTCCTCTCCTTTCTCTAGCGGCACTCGTTGCCAAAATTTTGCGTAGCTTTTGCTAA
- the FAT1 gene encoding long-chain fatty acid transporter FAT1 (similar to uniprot|P38225 Saccharomyces cerevisiae YBR041W FAT1 Fatty acid transporter and very long-chain fatty acyl-CoA synthetase may form a complex with Faa1p or Faa4p that imports and activates exogenous fatty acids) has protein sequence MTGSTVEFVLVRTWKVILRVLSVPVVLIARLLTVCCGGWFEQLDRKHRIKDDWYIIPFFFSAVFKYVWSVYRGKFQFWYMFERHVARNGNQPCISYPRPLAKKGEFELETYSYRETYDIVLRLSHLLYNEYDVREGQTVALDYTNKPMFIFMWFALWNIGAVPSFLNYNAIGAPLVHSIKIANVKSVFIDPQAAGPVKETEQAIRKELPDVKLHFLTEEKVNNIIMNAESPQFLQDPKKRSPPYATDFQPACLIYTSGTTGLPKSAIMSWRKAVIGCTLFGWVLRIKNDSTVFTAMPLYHSTAALLGVCAVFSQGGCVAISNKFSASSFWKQACMTRSTHIQYVGEICRYLLHTPVSKFESQHCVKVAYGNGLRADIWQEFRERFGIEVIGEFYASTEAPFATTTFQRGDFGIGACRSYGTIINTVLSLQQTIIRVEPDDETTVYRNKKGLCEVAPPGEPGEMLMKIFMPKKPEATFQGYLGNNKATKSKVLRDVFRKGDAWYRSGDLLKSDEHGLWYFIDRMGDTFRWKSENVSAAEVEDQIMVFANYMMSAVAVVGIKVPNHEGRAGLAVLELAPQFRNLRGDVKFLNDMLESLKKSLPKYALPTFVKFVDEIEHTDNHKIKKKCYKDQVLPHGAGGDEILYWLKDSREYRPLTNSDWLEIMSGASKL, from the coding sequence ATGACAGGCTCTACGGTGGAATTCGTGCTCGTGCGCACTTGGAAAGTGATTCTCAGGGTTTTGTCAGTGCCGGTTGTGCTAATAGCGAGGCTCTTAACGGTTTGCTGTGGCGGATGGTTTGAACAGCTGGACAGGAAGCACCGGATCAAAGATGACTGGTACATAATacctttcttcttctcagcagTGTTCAAGTACGTGTGGAGCGTCTACCGGGGCAAATTCCAGTTTTGGTACATGTTTGAAAGGCATGTGGCTCGCAACGGAAACCAGCCCTGCATATCTTACCCGAGACCGCTGGCAAAAAAGGGCGAATTCGAGCTGGAGACATACAGCTACCGCGAGACCTACGACATTGTCTTGAGGCTGTCGCACCTTCTGTACAATGAGTACGATGTCAGGGAGGGCCAGACGGTAGCCTTAGATTACACAAACAAGCCCATGTTCATATTTATGTGGTTCGCGCTATGGAACATCGGAGCAGTGCCGTCATTTCTAAACTACAATGCGATCGGCGCCCCGCTAGTGCACTCTATCAAGATTGCGAACGTCAAAAGCGTATTTATCGATCCACAAGCGGCAGGACCTGTTAAAGAGACCGAGCAGGCTATCCGGAAAGAGCTTCCGGATGTCAAACTTCACTTCCTGACGGAGGAAAAGGTGAACAACATTATCATGAATGCTGAGTCACCTCAGTTCCTTCAGgatccaaagaagaggtcGCCACCTTATGCCACGGACTTCCAGCCTGCCTGTCTAATTTACACTTCAGGCACCACCGGGCTTCCGAAATCCGCCATCATGTCGTGGAGAAAGGCTGTTATCGGGTGTACACTCTTCGGGTGGGTTCTAAGAATAAAGAACGATTCAACGGTGTTCACAGCTATGCCTTTGTATCATTCCACAGCTGCTTTGCTCGGTGTATGTGCTGTGTTCTCGCAGGGCGGCTGTGTGGCTATTTCTAACAAGTTTTCCGCGAGCTCGTTCTGGAAACAAGCTTGTATGACAAGGTCAACTCATATCCAGTACGTCGGTGAGATCTGCCGATACTTACTTCACACGCCGGTTTCCAAGTTTGAGTCCCAGCACTGTGTCAAGGTTGCTTACGGTAACGGGCTCAGGGCGGATATATGGCAGGAGTTTCGCGAAAGGTTTGGCATTGAAGTCATCGGCGAATTCTACGCATCTACGGAAGCGCCCTTCGCTACAACCACGTTCCAAAGGGGAGACTTTGGCATTGGCGCTTGTAGGAGCTACGGTACCATCATCAACACGGTACTTTCACTTCAACAAACTATTATAAGAGTTGAACCTGACGACGAGACTACAGTTTACAGGAACAAGAAGGGCTTATGCGAAGTGGCTCCACCTGGGGAACCTGGTGAaatgttgatgaaaataTTTATGCCCAAGAAACCCGAGGCAACATTTCAAGGATATCTCGGCAACAACAAAGCCACGAAATCAAAGGTCTTAAGGGATGTGTTCAGAAAAGGAGATGCTTGGTATAGATCTGGAGACCTGCTGAAGTCCGACGAACACGGCCTGTGGTACTTTATTGACCGCATGGGTGACACCTTCAGATGGAAGTCCGAAAATGtttcagcagcagaggtTGAGGATCAAATCATGGTATTTGCAAACTACATGATGTCTGCCGTCGCTGTAGTCGGGATAAAGGTTCCTAATCACgaaggaagagctgggTTAGCAGTTCTCGAGCTTGCTCCGCAGTTCAGAAACTTGAGAGGCGATGTGAAATTCCTGAATGACATgcttgaaagcttgaagaaaagtcTACCCAAATACGCACTGCCCACGTTTGTCAAGTTTGTTGACGAGATCGAACATACCGACAACCACAAAATTAAAAAGAAGTGCTATAAAGACCAAGTTCTGCCTCACGGTGCAGGCGGTGACGAAATTTTGTATTGGTTGAAAGATTCGCGCGAATACAGGCCCCTTACGAATAGCGACTGGCTTGAAATCATGTCCGGCGCATCTAAACTGTAA
- the SAM3 gene encoding bifunctional polyamine/amino acid permease SAM3 (similar to uniprot|Q7LGU1 Saccharomyces cerevisiae YPL274W SAM3 High-affinity S-adenosylmethionine permease, required for utilization of S-adenosylmethionine as a sulfur source; has similarity to S-methylmethionine permease Mmp1p), protein MDKEAKQTISEHTLESVDTKAWHGESSKTLGSRLTRPFQRKQMSSRMNRITQSFRRQDAVEYADVDLSMMDEQQRRNYVLANQPLQKTLSQRHLMMIAIGGTLGTGLFIGIGYSLSSGPGSLLIGFLIVGLMMFCVVQSAAELACQYPVSGSYAVHVSRFMEPSIGFTVATNYALAWLISFPSELIGCAMTLQYWNKSVNPAVWVAIFYVFIMSLNMFGVRSYGEAEFWMSLFKVVAIVIFIIIGIVLICGGGPNSTGYIGTKYWHDPGSFAKPVFKGLCNTFVSAAFSFGGAELVVLTASESRKVESVSRAAKGTFWRIAIFYITTVIVIGCLVPYTNEQLLGGDNDEDITASPFVIALSGQGSMGTKASHFMNTVILIAVLSVCNSAVYASSRIIQALGVCGQLPKICGYVDQKGRPLVGIAICGVFGLLGFLVASDNEGDVFTWLFALCSISSFFTWFCICASQVRFRFALRAQGRSSDEIAHKSMLGIYGGFLGCLLNALLIAGEIYVSIFPLGGDPSAKQFFQYCLSIPIMIAVYIGHKLFANKSKRVLIPAQEIDLETGRKIKDLEQFKHEVLEDKEKLASKPLYYRIYRFWC, encoded by the coding sequence ATGgacaaagaagcaaaacaaacaatAAGCGAGCACACGCTGGAGTCGGTGGACACCAAGGCGTGGCATGGCGAAAGCTCCAAGACACTGGGCAGCCGCTTGACACGCCCGTTCCAGAGAAAGCAGATGTCGTCGCGGATGAACCGCATTACGCAGTCTTTCCGCAGACAAGATGCCGTAGAATACGCCGACGTGGACCTGTCGATGATGGACGAGCAGCAGCGTAGGAACTACGTGCTGGCCAACCAGCCGTTGCAGAAGACCCTCTCGCAGAGACATCTTATGATGATCGCGATCGGCGGGACGCTGGGTACTGGTCTGTTCATCGGTATCGGGTACTCGCTGTCTTCAGGTCCAGGCTCGCTGCTCATCGGTTTTTTGATCGTCGGGCTGATGATGTTCTGCGTGGTGCAGAGCGCTGCAGAGCTTGCATGCCAGTACCCGGTGTCTGGGTCTTACGCTGTCCACGTGTCGCGGTTCATGGAGCCCTCAATCGGGTTCACGGTCGCCACGAACTATGCCCTGGCGTGGCTCATCTCGTTCCCCTCCGAGCTGATCGGTTGCGCCATGACGTTGCAGTACTGGAACAAGTCTGTTAACCCTGCTGTGTGGGTCGCCATCTTCTACGTTTTCATCATGTCTCTGAACATGTTCGGCGTGAGAAGCTACGGTGAGGCCGAGTTCTGGATGtcgcttttcaaggttgtGGCCATTGTTATTTTCATCATAATCGGGATCGTGCTCATCTGCGGCGGTGGGCCCAACTCCACGGGCTACATCGGAACGAAATACTGGCACGACCCAGGCTCCTTCGCCAAGCCTGTTTTCAAGGGCCTCTGTAACACGTTCGTCTCTGCTGCCTTCTCGTTCGGTGGTGCGGAGCTTGTTGTTCTGACGGCCTCGGAGTCCAGAAAGGTCGAATCCGTCTCCCGTGCGGCCAAGGGTACCTTTTGGAGAATCGCCATTTTCTACATCACCACTGTTATTGTCATCGGGTGCCTGGTTCCATACACCAACGAGCAGCTATTGGGAGGCGACAACGACGAAGATATCACTGCATCTCCTTTCGTGATCGCGCTAAGTGGCCAGGGTTCTATGGGTACCAAGGCCTCTCACTTCATGAACACTGTTATTCTGATCGCGGTCCTGTCCGTTTGCAACTCCGCAGTCTATGCTTCCTCTCGTATCATCCAGGCGCTCGGTGTGTGTGGCCAGCTTCCAAAGATTTGTGGTTACGTCGACCAGAAGGGCAGACCCTTGGTGGGCATTGCTATCTGTGGTGTTTTCGGCCTGCTAGGGTTTTTGGTCGCCTCCGATAACGAGGGCGATGTGTTCACCTGGCTGTTTGCATTGTGCTccatctcttcttttttcacTTGGTTCTGCATTTGCGCATCGCAGGTTCGTTTTAGATTTGCACTGCGCGCACAGGGCAGAAGCTCCGACGAAATCGCCCACAAGTCCATGTTGGGTATTTACGGTGGTTTCTTGGGCTGTTTACTCAATGCCCTTCTAATCGCAGGTGAGATTTACGTCTCCATTTTCCCTCTGGGCGGGGACCCCAGCGCCAAGCAATTCTTCCAGTACTGTTTGAGTATTCCAATTATGATCGCCGTTTATATCGGCCACAAACTATTTGCGAACAAGAGCAAGCGTGTCTTGATTCCTGCGCAAGAAATTGACCTCGAGACAGGGAGGAAGATCAAAGACTTGGAACAATTCAAGCATGAGGTTCTGgaagacaaagagaagcttgcTTCCAAGCCATTGTACTACAGAATATACCGTTTCTGGTGTTAA
- the ATP3 gene encoding F1F0 ATP synthase subunit gamma (similar to uniprot|P38077 Saccharomyces cerevisiae YBR039W ATP3 Gamma subunit of the F1 sector of mitochondrial F1F0 ATP synthase which is a large evolutionarily conserved enzyme complex required for ATP synthesis) — translation MFVRSGANCARSVAGPARTFATLREIEMRLKSIKNIEKITKTMKIVASTRLSKAERAKVTAREYSSAERQFYDSAETKPLEGEGEKKDLVIAVTSDKGLCGSIHSQLSKAVRNYLAKTPGADVVAVGDKVKAQLLRTHSDRVKLAFNGIGKEAPTFEESSLIANKILQLGGGNYSKISIFYNDPVSSLSFEPRVKPVFNETAIEQSPSFAKFEIDADSKVSQDMFEFTLANQILAAMADGYAAEISARRNAMDNASKNAGDMINKYSILYNRTRQAVITNELVDIITGASSLG, via the coding sequence ATGTTTGTTAGATCTGGAGCTAACTGCGCGCGCAGCGTAGCTGGTCCCGCTAGAACTTTCGCTACGCTAAGGGAAATTGAGATGCGTTTGAAGTCGATCAAGAACATCGAAAAGATCACCAAGACCATGAAGATTGTTGCGTCCACCCGTTTGTCCAAGGCCGAGAGAGCCAAGGTCACCGCTAGGGAGTACTCCAGCGCGGAGCGCCAGTTCTACGACAGTGCCGAGACCAAGCCCCTAGAGGGTGAAggcgagaagaaggaccTAGTCATTGCTGTGACCTCCGACAAGGGTCTGTGTGGTTCGATCCACTCGCAACTGTCCAAGGCTGTTAGAAACTACCTCGCGAAAACCCCAGGTGCGGACGTCGTGGCTGTCGGTGACAAGGTCAAGGCTCAACTTCTCAGAACTCACAGCGACCGCGTCAAGCTGGCTTTCAACGGTATTGGCAAGGAGGCCCCCACTTTCGAAGAGTCTTCGCTCATAGCCAACAAGATCTTGCAGCTGGGCGGCGGCAACTATTCCAAGATTAGCATTTTCTACAACGACCCAGTTTCCTCGCTGTCGTTCGAGCCTCGTGTCAAGCCTGTCTTCAACGAAACAGCCATTGAGCAGTCCCCATCGTTCGCCAAGTTCGAAATTGACGCTGACTCCAAGGTTTCCCAGGACATGTTCGAGTTCACTCTGGCCAACCAAATTTTGGCTGCCATGGCCGACGGTTACGCTGCCGAGATTTCCGCTAGAAGAAACGCCATGGACAACGCTTCCAAGAACGCTGGTGACATGATCAACAAGTATTCTATTCTCTACAACAGAACCAGACAAGCTGTTATCACCAACGAACTGGTCGACATCATTACTGGTGCCTCTTCTCTGGGCTAA
- the GCV1 gene encoding glycine decarboxylase subunit T (similar to uniprot|P48015 Saccharomyces cerevisiae YDR019C (GCV1)), translating to MIFKRLSSSAALKKTALYDLHVQLGGTMVPFAGYAMPVKYAGQTHVESHIWTRTHAGLFDVSHMLQSRLEGPGATQFLHRVTPTDFQALPAGQGTLSVLLNARGGIVDDTLITKVADNKFSIVTNAGRAKEDIAFLNEQVQGFECRWEPVRDRALLALQGPEAKHVLGSLVAGGLQSLQDLYFGQRRSFRAGTGVEIDVARSGYTGEDGFEVSVANSDATDLARMMLENSAVRAIGLAARDSLRLEAGMCLYGHELDEDTTPVEASLNWLISKSRRDGSLGEFNGFSHIMGQIANKSATRARVGFKYLGKGPAARTDAPVFSDEGKTQVGHVTSGSAAPSLAGINIGQAYVQKGLHKAGTQLFVGVRNKIFPIQIARMPLVPSHYYKSN from the coding sequence ATGATATTCAAGAGACTGAGCTCCAGCGCTGCGCTGAAGAAGACAGCGCTATACGATTTACACGTGCAGCTGGGCGGGACAATGGTCCCCTTCGCAGGGTACGCAATGCCTGTGAAATACGCAGGGCAAACGCACGTAGAATCACACATCTGGACTAGAACACACGCTGGGCTATTCGACGTGTCGCACATGCTGCAGAGCCGGCTGGAAGGGCCCGGAGCCACTCAATTCCTGCACCGCGTCACGCCCACGGACTTCCAGGCGCTACCAGCCGGGCAGGGAACGCTTTCGGTGCTTCTGAACGCCCGCGGCGGGATCGTGGACGACACTCTGATTACTAAGGTCGCAGACAACAAGTTCAGCATTGTGACGAACGCCGGGCGCGCCAAGGAGGACATCGCGTTCCTGAATGAGCAGGTGCAGGGTTTCGAGTGCCGCTGGGAGCCTGTGCGTGAccgcgcgctgctggcgctgcagGGCCCCGAGGCCAAACACGTTCTCGGCAGCCTGGTCGCGGGCGGCCTGCAGTCGCTCCAGGACCTGTACTTCGGCCAGCGCCGCAGCTTCCGCGCCGGGACCGGCGTCGAGATCGACGTCGCCCGCTCGGGCTACACGGGCGAGGACGGCTTCGAGGTGTCTGTGGCCAACAGCGACGCCACGGACCTCGCGCGCATGATGCTGGAGAACTCCGCGGTTCGCGCCATCGGCCTCGCTGCCAGAGACAGTCTGCGTCTCGAGGCCGGCATGTGCCTCTACGGCCACGAGCTGGACGAGGACACCACGCCCGTGGAGGCCTCGCTCAACTGGCTCATCTCCAAATCCCGCCGCGACGGCTCGCTTGGCGAATTTAACGGCTTTTCTCACATCATGGGTCAGATCGCCAACAAGTCAGCCACTCGCGCCAGGGTCGGCTTCAAGTACCTGGGGAAGGGCCCTGCCGCTCGCACTGACGCCCCGGTTTTCTCAGACGAAGGGAAGACCCAGGTCGGCCACGTAACTTCGGGCAGCGCTGCGCCTTCGCTCGCGGGTATCAATATCGGCCAGGCTTACGTCCAGAAAGGTCTTCACAAGGCAGGCACCCAGTTGTTTGTGGGCGTAAGAAACAAGATTTTCCCCATTCAGATCGCTCGCATGCCACTCGTTCCAAGCCACTACTATAAGTCGAACTGA
- the QDR3 gene encoding Qdr3p (similar to uniprot|P38227 Saccharomyces cerevisiae YBR043C QDR3 Multidrug transporter required for resistance to quinidine barban cisplatin and bleomycin member of the major facilitator superfamily of transporters conferring multiple drug resistance (MFS- MDR)), with the protein MMSGVQRAEQDADDLSLHTNSSLETSVGDEIGRPQTLHHNELSTSGTHLSKKSTLRDKSLMVPRKQRRGILANLSVVPEYKDARNYPGKLKAGIIFLIAYAAMMGPMGTSIIYPSINPISEDYKTTTMMVNVSVGIYLLSLGVLPLWWSSLSELRGRRTVYVLSFSLLCAFCVGSALAPNIQAFIVFRMLCGACSASVQSVGAGTVADLFKPEDRGKMLGYYYLGALMAPLLAPIIGSLLVSRWSWRSTQWFMVILAGVNVLLLTLLLPETLRSQDSKSAIAAILAERRNGAKAAAGATTDSASDASNAIKDKDEPEASNYDAEVQRVYSRASEAAQYPRDEEEHFGDTMVAQITRVQTRDPKLEMRMREGELKRWKTNLENELDRMETEKTSDKAEVLDLPKRSWSTTLYIYLIKPLKSLHFLRYPPVTLAITFSAISFAILYFVNMTLEYSYSRSPYNFKPLYVGLLYIPNSVTYVIASIYGGKWVDNLLRQYKKKHGTLAPEARISWNVVTAVVTFPISLLIFGWCLDKKQHWVTPLVGTALFGYASMMTIGATVAYLVDSLPGRGATGVALNNLIRQAFAATAVFVTEPMLEGMGPGWAFTMLAFIVIGASSVLVVLKMKGDYWRENYDLQKLYDKLD; encoded by the coding sequence ATGATGAGCGGtgttcaaagagctgagcAAGATGCCGATGACCTGTCGTTGCACACAAACTCATCGCTCGAAACATCGGTCGGCGATGAGATCGGAAGGCCACAGACGCTGCACCACAACGAGCTCAGCACGAGCGGGACGCATCTTTCTAAGAAGTCGACGCTGCGAGACAAGAGCCTGATGGTCCCCAGAAAGCAACGTCGTGGAATTCTTGCAAATCTCTCAGTGGTTCCGGAATACAAGGACGCGAGAAACTACCcaggaaagctcaaagccggaatcatctttttgataGCTTACGCGGCGATGATGGGGCCTATGGGTACCTCCATCATTTACCCGTCGATCAACCCTATTAGCGAAGACTACAAAACGACCACAATGATGGTGAATGTGTCTGTGGGAATATATCTGCTAAGTTTGGGCGTGCTGCCGCTGTGGTGGTCGTCGCTGTCGGAGCTGCGAGGCCGCCGCACTGTTTACGTCCTGTCGTTTTCGCTACTGTGCGCATTTTGCGTTGGCAGCGCACTGGCGCCTAACATTCAGGCCTTCATCGTCTTTCGGATGCTGTGCGGCGCGTGCTCAGCTAGTGTACAGAGCGTGGGCGCCGGCACTGTTGCTGACTTATTCAAGCCGGAGGATAGAGGCAAAATGCTTGGTTACTATTACCTTGGTGCCCTCATGGCGCCGCTCCTCGCCCCTATCATTGGATCTTTATTGGTGAGCAGGTGGAGCTGGAGGTCCACGCAGTGGTTCATGGTGATCCTCGCGGGAGTTAACGTGCTTCTCTTGACGCTCCTTCTGCCAGAGACGCTAAGAAGCCAGGACAGTAAGAGTGCCATCGCTGCAATTTTGGCTGAGAGGAGGAACGGCGCAAAGGCGGCGGCAGGCGCCACCACGGACAGTGCCAGCGACGCAAGCAATGCGATCAAAGACAAGGATGAGCCAGAAGCCTCTAATTATGACGCCGAGGTTCAACGCGTTTACTCGCGGGCTAGCGAGGCCGCGCAATATCCCCgcgacgaagaagagcattTTGGCGATACAATGGTTGCGCAGATAACCAGGGTGCAGACGAGGGATCCCAAGCTAGAGATGCGGATGCGGGAAGGCGAGCTGAAAAGGTGGAAAACTAACCTAGAAAATGAGCTGGATAGAATGGAAACGGAGAAAACCTCAGACAAAGCGGAGGTCCTGGATTTACCGAAAAGGTCCTGGTCAACAACTCTCTACATTTATCTAATCAAGCCACTCAAGTCCCTTCACTTCTTGAGGTATCCGCCGGTGACACTCGCGATCACCTTCTCAGCCATCTCGTTTGCAATCCTTTACTTTGTGAACATGACCCTCGAATACAGCTATTCTAGATCGCCGTACAATTTCAAGCCGTTGTACGTGGGACTGCTGTACATTCCGAACTCCGTAACGTACGTTATCGCTTCCATCTACGGAGGAAAGTGGGTCGATAACCTGCTGCGACAGTATAAGAAAAAACATGGTACGCTGGCCCCGGAGGCACGCATATCCTGGAACGTCGTCACTGCCGTTGTGACTTTCCCCATATCACTTCTCATTTTCGGATGGTGCTTAGACAAAAAACAACACTGGGTTACGCCTCTCGTGGGGACTGCATTATTCGGATACGCCTCTATGATGACCATCGGGGCCACCGTTGCTTACCTAGTCGATTCCCTTCCCGGTCGAGGCGCAACAGGCGTTGCTCTCAACAACCTCATCCGCCAAGCGTTTGCCGCTACCGCCGTGTTTGTCACCGAGCCAATGCTGGAGGGCATGGGTCCTGGTTGGGCTTTCACAATGCTCGCCTTCATAGTTATTGGCGCCAGCTCTGTCTTGGTCGTCCTTAAAATGAAGGGCGATTACTGGCGAGAAAACTACGATCTGCAGAAACTTTACGACAAGCTAGATTGA
- the FIG1 gene encoding Fig1p (similar to uniprot|P38224 Saccharomyces cerevisiae YBR040W FIG1 Integral membrane protein required for efficient mating may participate in or regulate the low affinity Ca2 influx system which affects intracellular signaling and cell-cell fusion during mating) — translation MISISIIWFIVKRAPRFFALAVDIVAIFLLIFLLVGNNSTSQVSTYLTSFEFDSSSPMYRIITSSFSSNNSTSDLQNVAVRAGYMGICVTGIPSTYSEKSTLCYSRKNISNAPLYDDLDVKVFNIRSSNSSSTQATQLNILQLAEDSSVRLIHPYVLMAVIVLTIVMFCCTLFATIPKLPGKTYLNRFLLALCPVLTLTWGIGAMWTHVAIHASSNYIPHASMGILKVKMGYKASAMAWAAFAFLNVNCLILWALYFRDRRSLSNEIDRIRKPSARHAPNDQSDGSTLASKY, via the coding sequence atgaTATCAATTTCGATTATATGGTTTATTGTCAAAAGGGCACCGCGGTTCTTTGCTCTGGCGGTGGACATCGTTGCCATTTTCCTTTTAATATTTCTGCTCGTCGGCAACAACAGCACATCGCAAGTCTCGACTTACCTTACCAGTTTCGAGTTCGATTCCTCTTCGCCCATGTACCGCATAATTACCTCCTCATTCAGCTCCAATAACTCTACCAGCGACCTTCAGAACGTGGCTGTTCGTGCCGGTTACATGGGCATCTGCGTTACGGGCATCCCCAGCACCTACTCAGAAAAGTCGACGCTCTGCTATAGCCGCAAGAACATCTCGAACGCCCCATTGTACGACGACCTCGATGTCAAGGTGTTCAACATTCGTTCCTCCAACAGCTCCTCCACACAAGCCACCCAGCTCAACATCCTGCAGTTGGCCGAGGACAGCTCTGTGCGGCTAATCCATCCCTACGTCCTGATGGCTGTTATCGTCCTCACCATCGTAATGTTCTGCTGCACCCTGTTCGCAACTATCCCCAAACTTCCCGGCAAGACTTACCTAAACAGGTTCCTGTTAGCCCTGTGCCCAGTTTTGACTCTTACTTGGGGAATTGGTGCCATGTGGACCCATGTGGCAATACACGCGAGCAGCAACTACATTCCTCATGCATCTATGGGgattttgaaagtcaaGATGGGCTATAAGGCATCAGCGATGGCCTGGGCAGCGTTTGCGTTTCTGAACGTCAATTGCCTCATATTATGGGCGCTTTACTTCAGGGATCGGAGATCTCTAAGCAATGAAATTGACAGAATACGAAAGCCTTCTGCTAGACACGCTCCCAACGATCAAAGTGACGGCTCAACTTTAGCTAGTAAGTACTAA